A genome region from Erigeron canadensis isolate Cc75 chromosome 3, C_canadensis_v1, whole genome shotgun sequence includes the following:
- the LOC122592307 gene encoding G-type lectin S-receptor-like serine/threonine-protein kinase At4g27290, whose amino-acid sequence MQILSLFISAYTIFTFILSSIAISTITPNQSISDGQTITSDDEAFKMGFFSPSTSSRNRHFGIWYNKISVMTVVWVANRETPILDNSGVLLLNDKGTLVLTNHTNRIIWSSNSSITRGNDQVAQLLDTGNLVIRDKNDVDTENYLWQSFDHPGDTFLPSMKFGKDFVRGVDKYLTSWKSFDDPSIGEYTNRFDPNGYPQILMRKGSEVRYNSGPWNGKRFSGMPNLKPNDIYTFGFEFDDKELYYKYELVNKSVVSRMILSPTGMIQRFIWVERTKEWVLYVTGQMDNCDRYGLCGPYGICNINDSPACGCLRGFEPQFPEEWTRADWSNGCVRKVELDCAGDGFVKHSNVKLPDTRKTWFNETMNLEECEIVCMRNCNCTAYANIDVRTGTGCLNWLGDLVDVRIYAEGQDIYIRMAASELHRKAKAKRRVRIIVIPISVGVTVLLFICLFVYRRRKHKKKGFNNVIRDSNFGIENDKEDWELPLFEFNTIANATNNFSDDCKLGEGGYGPVYRGMLEEGKEIAVKRHSKKSKQGLDEFQNEVQCIAKLQHRNLVKLLGCCIEEGERMLIYEYMPNKSLNSFIFDEGKRKSLDWSKRYSIIIGIARGLLYLHQDSRLRIIHRDLKASNILLDKDMNPRISDFGLARSMEGSITKANTRRVMGTYGYMAPEYTIDGIYSTKSDVFSFGVLVLEIISGKKNRGFRHANHDLNLLGHAWRLYKQGKQLELIDGILKGSYVQSQVNRAIHIGLLCVQKYPEDRPDMPMVVLMLGSEIPLPEPIQPGFYTERRRPQDAESSSSNPEWSSSNHLSVTYLEPR is encoded by the exons ATGCAAATTCTTTCCTTGTTCATATCTGCCTACACAATCTTTACATTCATCTTGTCCTCAATTGCCATAAGCACAATTACTCCAAACCAAAGCATAAGTGATGGCCAAACCATTACTTCAGATGATGAAGCCTTTAAAATGGGCTTTTTCAGCCCCTCGACTAGCTCAAGAAACCGGCATTTTGGTATTTGGTACAACAAAATATCAGTCATGACGGTTGTATGGGTCGCCAATAGAGAAACCCCGATACTTGATAATTCAGGTGTGTTGCTACTTAATGACAAAGGAACTCTAGTGCTTACAAATCATACTAATAGAATTATTTGGTCATCAAACTCGTCTATAACACGAGGAAATGATCAAGTAGCACAGCTTCTAGATACAGGGAATCTAGTGATTAGAGATAAGAATGATGTAGATACCGAAAATTATTTATGGCAAAGTTTTGATCACCCTGGTGATACATTTTTACCAAGCATGAAGTTTGGGAAGGATTTTGTTAGAGGTGTAGATAAGTATTTAACTTCATGGAAAAGTTTTGATGATCCTTCTATAGGCGAGTATACAAATCGATTTGATCCTAATGGTTACCCGCAAATTCTTATGAGAAAAGGTTCTGAAGTGAGGTATAATTCTGGGCCTTGGAATGGGAAGAGGTTTAGTGGTATGCCAAATTTAAAACCGAATGATATTTATACATTCGGGTTTGAGTTTGATGACAAGGAACTTTATTATAAATATGAGCTTGTTAATAAATCTGTTGTGTCTAGGATGATTCTAAGTCCAACTGGCATGATACAACGGTTTATTTGGGTTGAGCGGACTAAAGAATGGGTGCTTTATGTGACTGGGCAGATGGATAACTGTGACCGGTATGGATTATGTGGTCCATATGGTATTTGTAACATTAATGATTCCCCTGCTTGTGGGTGTTTAAGAGGGTTTGAGCCTCAATTTCCAGAAGAGTGGACAAGGGCGGATTGGTCAAACGGGTGTGTGAGGAAAGTTGAGTTGGACTGTGCTGGCGATGGGTTCGTGAAGCATTCTAATGTGAAGTTGCCGGATACGAGAAAGACATGGTTTAACGAGACTATGAATCTCGAAGAATGTGAGATAGTATGTATGAGAAACTGTAATTGTACAGCTTATGCAAATATAGATGTGAGGACTGGAACTGGATGCTTAAATTGGTTAGGTGATCTGGTTGATGTCAGAATCTATGCTGAAGGGCAAGATATTTATATAAGAATGGCTGCCTCAGAATTAC ACAGGAAAGCTAAAGCAAAGAGAAGAGTGAGAATCATAGTTATTCCTATATCTGTGGGCGTAACTGTGCTACTCTTCATATGCCTGTTTGTTTACCGGAGGAGGAAGCATAAGAAGAAAG GCTTCAACAATGTTATTCGTGATAGCAACTTTGGCATTGAGAATGACAAGGAAGATTGGGAATTGCCATTGTTTGAGTTCAACACAATAGCCAATGCAACTAACAACTTTTCAGATGATTGTAAGCTCGGCGAAGGTGGTTATGGGCCCGTCTACAGG GGAATGTTAGAGGAAGGGAAAGAAATAGCCGTGAAGCGGCActctaaaaaatcaaaacaaggACTAGACGAGTTCCAAAATGAGGTTCAATGTATTGCTAAACTACAGCACCGAAACCTTGTGAAGCTTTTAGGATGTTGCATCGAAGAAGGGGAAAGAATGTTGATATATGAATACATGCCCAACAAAAGCTTGAATTCTTTCATATTTG ATGAAGGAAAACGGAAGTCACTAGACTGGTCAAAGCGGTACAGTATTATCATTGGGATTGCAAGGGGGCTTCTCTATCTCCATCAAGACTCCAGACTTAGAATCATTCATAGAGATTTAAAAGCTAGCAACATATTACTAGATAAAGATATGAATCCGAGAATATCAGATTTCGGTTTGGCAAGAAGTATGGAAGGAAGTATCACTAAGGCCAATACAAGAAGAGTAATGGGAACTTA CGGCTACATGGCACCCGAGTATACAATTGATGGAATATACTCCACCAAATCTGATGTCTTTAGCTTTGGTGTATTAGTACTAGAGATAATAAGTGGAAAGAAAAACCGAGGATTTCGTCATGCCAATCACGATCTCAATCTTCTTGGACAT GCTTGGAGGCTGTATAAGCAGGGGAAGCAATTGGAACTTATAGACGGCATTCTTAAAGGTTCCTATGTGCAGTCTCAAGTAAACCGAGCAATTCATATTGGTTTATTGTGTGTGCAAAAGTATCCCGAAGACAGGCCAGACATGCCCATGGTGGTTCTTATGCTAGGAAGTGAAATTCCATTGCCGGAACCTATACAACCGGGTTTTTATACCGAAAGGAGGAGACCACAAGACGCAGAATCTTCATCCAGTAACCCTGAATGGAGTTCATCAAACCACTTAAGTGTCACATATCTTGAACCCAGATAG
- the LOC122592316 gene encoding G-type lectin S-receptor-like serine/threonine-protein kinase SD1-1 — protein MEANTNRIVGTYGYMSPEYAGNSMFSIKSDVYSFGVLMLEIVYEEKNRGFVHNEHSNSLIGHAWVLHKEGRSLELVANCLCGSINASQVLRSIHVGLLCVQHRPEDRPPMTSVIMMLGSESPLPLPEKPGFFIEIVTEDATHSSSM, from the exons ATGGAGGCAAACACAAACAGGATAGTTGGAACATA TGGCTACATGTCTCCAGAATATGCAGGGAACAGCATGTTTTCAATTAAATCTGATGTATATAGCTTTGGTGTTTTAATGCTGGAAATTGTGTACGAGGAGAAAAACAGAGGATTCGTCCACAATGAACATAGCAACAGCCTTATTGGACAT GCATGGGTGCTCCATAAAGAAGGCAGATCCCTGGAACTAGTTGCCAATTGTTTATGTGGATCAATCAATGCATCTCAAGTTCTGCGATCAATCCACGTGGGTTTGTTGTGTGTTCAACATCGACCAGAAGACAGACCGCCAATGACTTCTGTGATTATGATGTTGGGGAGCGAGAGCCCATTGCCTTTGCCCGAGAAACCAGGTTTTTTCATAGAAATTGTTACAGAGGATGCCACACATTCTTCAAGTATGTAA